From Cannabis sativa cultivar Pink pepper isolate KNU-18-1 chromosome 8, ASM2916894v1, whole genome shotgun sequence, a single genomic window includes:
- the LOC115698645 gene encoding zinc finger CCCH domain-containing protein 18 — protein MDFSDSTRVVFSRIRELEPEHVTKIIGYLLLQDNGDREMIRLAFGPDNLIQSLVNKAKTELGLSKPSPSSPSQANQQPVLDHSLHFSSYTPASARVAFPPPTLITQSPYWDHQLSAEHKLFRNAELQPLYPDSVAAEDFHLQNQLQFLRLDDPLESASSVSADQVSSYYYTEPTLGLRQSRRSPSLPELPVKTCHYFNKGFCKHGSNCKYYHGQHSPDSFLHHHVFSDYTNDDHAISPGSLEKLEMEITELLRSRRGCPVSIASLPMMYYEKYGRSLQAEGYLTESQRHGKTGYSLTKLLARLKNSIRLLDRPHGQHSVILAEDAPRYLEHGGDKNESGGIVSGSRQIYLTFPAESTFTEQDVSNYFCKYGPVQDVRIPCQQKRMFGFVTFVYQETVKEILGKGNPHFVCGARVLVKPYREKSRLVDRKEKMLCCNNFVDRESDLPLLPRVYDDSSIFRKHSISMDNEQAFEVDRCFSEMNYAAKTLSNHSFYSYPMDELKITEAGGGAEQAEFPSLDGFSYFFDALNNPTNIEENRLHIRTNYSDHQDSQGVNLPESPFAQAIGSSISTVT, from the exons ATGGATTTTTCAGATTCTACCAGAGTAGTATTTTCTAGAATTCGAGAATTGGAGCCAGAACATGTGACCAAGATTATTGGGTATCTTCTGCTTCAAGACAATGGGGATCGTGAGATGATCCGGCTGGCTTTTGGCCCGGATAACTTGATACAGTCTTTGGTCAACAAAGCGAAAACAGAGCTGGGATTGTCGAAGCCATCGCCTAGTTCGCCTTCTCAGGCTAATCAACAACCTGTTCTGGACCATTCTTTGCACTTCAGTTCCTACACTCCTGCTTCAGCAAGGGTTGCTTTCCCTCCACCAACTCTCATAACTCAGAGTCCTTATTGGGATCACCAACTGTCTGCGGAGCATAAATTATTTCGTAATGCTGAGCTGCAGCCACTGTATCCTGACTCTGTGGCTGCTGAAGATTTTCATCTTCAAAACCAACTGCAGTTTTTAAGATTGGATGATCCACTGGAATCTGCTAGCTCTGTTAGTGCAGACCAAGTTAGCAGTTACTACTACACTGAGCCTACATTGGGTTTGAGGCAGAGTCGAAGGTCTCCAAGCTTGCCTGAACTTCCTGTTAAGACTTGTCATTATTTCAACAAGGGGTTTTGTAAGCATGGAAGCAACTGTAAGTACTATCATGGCCAACACTCGCCAGATAGCTTTCTTCATCATCATGTATTCTCTGACTATACCAATGATGACCATGCTATCTCTCCTGGCTCTCTTGAGAAGCTGGAGATGGAGATAACCGAGCTTCTGAGATCGAGGCGGGGGTGCCCCGTATCTATTGCCTCTTTGCCAATGATGTATTATGAGAAATATGGGAGGTCACTTCAGGCTGAAGGATACCTTACAGAAAGCCAAAGGCATGGTAAGACAGGTTACAGTCTTACAAAACTCCTAGCTCGGTTGAAGAACAGTATTCGACTCCTTGATAG GCCTCATGGTCAGCATTCAGTCATATTGGCAGAAGATGCTCCTAGATATCTAGAGCATGGTGGTGACAAAAATGAATCTGGTGGAATTGTTTCTGGTTCTCGACAGATTTATCTTACTTTTCCTGCTGAGAGTACCTTCACAGAGCAAGATGTCTCTAATTATTTCTG CAAATATGGACCTGTTCAGGATGTAAGGATTCCATGCCAACAGAAGAGAATGTTTGGATTTGTTACCTTTGTTTACCAGGAGACAGTCAAGGAAATTCTAGGAAAGGGCAATCCTCATTTTGTCTGCGGTGCTCGTGTTTTGGTAAAACCTTACAGAGAGAAGTCAAGGCTTGTTGATAG GAAAGAGAAAATGTTATGCTGCAATAACTTTGTAGATAGAGAGTCCGATCTTCCATTGT TGCCAAGGGTATATGATGATTCAAGCATCTTTAGGAAACACTCAATCTCAATGGACAATGAGCAAGCATTCGAAGTTGATAGGTGCTTCTCGGAGATGAATTATGCAGCTAAGACCTTGTCTAACCATTCTTTTTATAGCTACCCAATGGATGAGTTGAAAATTACAGAAG CCGGTGGTGGTGCAGAACAAGCTGAATTTCCATCTCTTGATGGTTTTAGTTACTTTTTTGATGCTTTAAACAACCCTACCAACATTGAGGAAAATAGACTTCATATTCGTACTAATTATAGTGATCATCAAGATAG CCAGGGAGTAAATCTTCCAGAGAGTCCATTTGCACAGGCAATAGGAAGCAGCATATCAACGGTTACTTAG